In one window of Aceticella autotrophica DNA:
- a CDS encoding ABC transporter ATP-binding protein: MSMSSISFESVSREYIVGGESVKALSNTCFSVEEGQFAVILGPSGSGKSTTLNLLGGMDRVTSGNIIVDGKDITTLSVRQLTNYRRVDVGFVFQFYNLIPNLNCYENVDIAAKLSRNPLNAKEVLNAVGLGKRMKHFPAEMSGGELQRASIARALCKNPKLLLCDEPTGALDSTTGIMILSLLKQMCRKYGKTVIVVTHNTSIAPAADRVIHLKDGCVIKVEDNTLPLSMEKVVW; encoded by the coding sequence ATGAGTATGTCTTCTATTTCTTTTGAATCAGTAAGCCGTGAATATATTGTTGGGGGGGAATCTGTTAAAGCATTATCAAATACCTGCTTCTCTGTAGAAGAAGGGCAATTTGCAGTGATTTTAGGACCGAGTGGTTCTGGGAAAAGCACTACCTTGAATCTTCTTGGAGGGATGGATCGTGTAACTTCTGGTAATATTATTGTGGATGGAAAAGATATTACAACCTTATCTGTCAGACAACTGACGAATTATCGAAGAGTGGATGTTGGTTTCGTTTTTCAGTTTTACAATCTTATTCCTAATCTAAATTGTTATGAAAATGTTGATATTGCAGCTAAACTTAGCAGAAATCCATTAAATGCCAAAGAGGTATTAAATGCAGTTGGATTAGGAAAACGCATGAAACATTTTCCGGCTGAAATGTCTGGAGGAGAATTGCAAAGAGCATCAATTGCACGTGCATTGTGTAAAAATCCTAAGCTTTTACTCTGCGATGAACCAACAGGTGCTTTGGATAGCACAACTGGCATAATGATTTTAAGCCTTTTAAAACAAATGTGTCGTAAATATGGAAAGACTGTTATAGTAGTAACACATAATACTTCTATTGCACCAGCCGCAGACCGAGTAATTCATTTAAAGGATGGATGTGTTATCAAAGTTGAAGATAATACTTTACCATTGTCGATGGAAAAGGTGGTATGGTAG
- a CDS encoding ABC transporter permease: MKYLIKKMFREFWDLKVQFCSVFLMALLGVLIYTGIEGTWLGMQNEADIWFSKSNLADAWISGTLLTDEDLSKIHDISGIKDLQASTNIQAKLKNNDGNKKDADMQLIYNEKNIISKPTIITGEAYEPDKNGCWIYHDFAKEHGIKVGDVITLTVNGKEKKLTVNGTVFSPEYISYFGSSTSWLPDHKQYGYALISRNTMKDFLAHFYYNQIKITCFKNADMARIKEDIENALGNKYVEFFDHSNWVGISNYMNKIIQIKKLSIMFSIIFLLLTLLTMQTTMKRLVETERTQIGMLKALGFRNRQIYFHYALYGFIISLIGSIIGYILAPYTITPTLLILQKKFNSMPIWRGKNSWISFAVLILIVICCTLSSLLGSRKIIGKMPAETMRDTMPKSGKEIALERITGFWNMLSFKWKWVFRDMSRNKVRTAVSIIGILGSMVLLLASFGMQDSLLHANQYMFGTQYDYYAKAILSPAATQADIEELSSKTHQNRQWVEERSMEIRTAKKQKTGIISILEPGLFLHLQNEQGNIVELPDDKVVVSHKLAEDMEIHKGDFVQFRITGNSNYYTMEVGEVVTAPTAQEIYLSRKAWENTGERFQPTALLLGNNDNLYNIKNLPYVKEVSTLKEQLNDANEILNSMKMIAILLLLSAILLSIIVIYDLGILSFTERKREYATMKVLGFYNKEIRGVLFCENILNLFIGWILGTFMGLYFLKIYVHTITTMTFEYTPFLSVHSFIFASCIIIFCSISVSLLINYKVQKVDMVEALKSVE, encoded by the coding sequence ATGAAATATCTAATTAAGAAAATGTTTCGTGAGTTTTGGGATTTAAAAGTACAATTTTGTTCTGTATTTTTAATGGCTTTACTGGGGGTTCTAATTTATACCGGTATAGAAGGCACTTGGTTAGGGATGCAGAATGAAGCTGATATATGGTTTTCCAAAAGCAATTTGGCAGATGCATGGATTAGCGGGACATTACTTACTGATGAGGATTTAAGTAAGATTCATGATATTAGTGGGATTAAAGATTTACAAGCTTCCACAAATATACAAGCAAAACTAAAAAACAATGATGGAAACAAAAAAGATGCCGATATGCAGCTTATATATAATGAGAAAAACATTATATCAAAGCCAACGATAATAACTGGAGAGGCATATGAACCTGATAAAAATGGTTGTTGGATTTATCATGATTTTGCAAAAGAGCATGGAATAAAAGTTGGGGATGTAATTACTTTAACTGTGAATGGCAAAGAAAAAAAATTAACAGTGAATGGTACTGTTTTCAGTCCTGAATATATTAGTTATTTTGGCTCAAGTACTTCTTGGCTGCCTGATCATAAGCAATATGGTTATGCTTTGATATCCAGAAATACAATGAAAGATTTTTTAGCTCATTTTTATTACAATCAAATTAAAATAACTTGCTTTAAAAATGCTGATATGGCAAGGATAAAGGAGGATATTGAAAATGCATTAGGGAACAAATATGTAGAATTTTTTGATCACTCGAATTGGGTGGGAATATCAAATTATATGAATAAAATTATACAAATAAAAAAATTATCTATCATGTTTTCAATTATATTTCTTTTATTAACTTTATTGACAATGCAGACAACCATGAAACGTTTAGTAGAAACAGAGAGAACGCAGATTGGTATGTTAAAGGCATTGGGATTTCGAAACAGGCAAATATATTTTCATTATGCCCTTTATGGTTTTATAATCAGTTTAATTGGAAGTATTATCGGATATATTTTAGCTCCTTATACCATTACTCCTACTTTGTTAATTCTTCAGAAAAAGTTTAATTCCATGCCAATATGGAGAGGGAAAAATTCTTGGATATCTTTTGCAGTGTTAATATTGATAGTTATTTGTTGTACCTTATCATCACTTCTTGGTAGTCGTAAAATTATTGGCAAAATGCCTGCTGAAACTATGCGTGATACGATGCCGAAGAGTGGAAAAGAAATTGCTTTAGAACGTATTACAGGATTTTGGAATATGCTTTCTTTTAAATGGAAATGGGTATTTCGTGATATGTCAAGGAATAAGGTTAGGACTGCGGTAAGTATTATTGGAATTTTAGGAAGTATGGTACTGCTGCTTGCAAGTTTTGGCATGCAAGATTCATTATTACATGCAAATCAATATATGTTTGGAACACAATATGATTATTATGCAAAAGCTATTTTATCTCCTGCTGCAACACAGGCTGACATAGAAGAATTATCTTCCAAGACACACCAAAATAGGCAATGGGTAGAAGAAAGAAGCATGGAAATTCGTACAGCAAAAAAACAAAAAACGGGAATTATTTCAATTTTAGAACCCGGGCTTTTTCTACATTTGCAAAACGAACAGGGTAATATTGTAGAACTGCCAGATGATAAAGTGGTTGTTTCACATAAGTTAGCAGAAGATATGGAAATTCATAAAGGTGATTTTGTTCAGTTCCGCATTACTGGGAATTCAAATTATTACACAATGGAAGTTGGTGAGGTCGTAACTGCACCTACAGCTCAGGAGATTTACTTATCACGAAAAGCATGGGAAAATACAGGAGAAAGATTTCAACCGACAGCCCTATTGTTAGGGAATAATGATAATTTATATAATATAAAGAATTTACCTTATGTTAAAGAGGTAAGTACTTTAAAAGAGCAACTTAATGATGCTAATGAGATTCTAAACAGTATGAAAATGATAGCGATATTGTTGCTATTATCGGCTATATTACTTAGTATTATTGTTATCTATGATCTTGGTATTTTAAGTTTTACAGAGCGAAAACGTGAATATGCTACAATGAAGGTACTTGGCTTTTATAATAAAGAGATACGCGGAGTGTTATTCTGCGAAAATATTTTAAACCTTTTTATTGGTTGGATACTTGGAACATTTATGGGGCTTTACTTTTTAAAAATATATGTCCATACAATAACTACAATGACATTTGAGTATACTCCGTTTCTTTCTGTGCATTCTTTTATATTTGCAAGTTGTATTATCATATTTTGTTCAATAAGTGTTAGCTTATTGATTAATTATAAAGTTCAAAAGGTTGACATGGTAGAAGCTTTAAAATCGGTAGAATAG
- a CDS encoding condensation domain-containing protein: protein MPLTNIQLAYLMGRNENYELGGVSAHIYYEVNTKLDIVRLENALNKVIENQPMLRAVIDKNGEQRILSKVPWYVIEVSDLRKFDEFQRKQYIMNKRKAMVHYVFPLNNWPMFKFEISRLSDNINILHFSLDLLIADGSSIAILLKELLAYYWNESEPKSIQNSFEEFISQFLKAKNGKTYLRDKNYWIRRMADFPLAPELPYKSKNNIINPTFNKLFFKISNIHWSVIKEKANKHNVSPNIVISTIYAKVLSYWSNQSKFGINFTISGRRKIKKDMDKIIGNFTTIMPIEISIEQSGISIFWEEVKKVRSTFNNTYKHMSYDGMEVLSLIAKHHNLTKAAVMPVVFTSLLFENAMFDSIKEVGEIVYDISQTPQVYLECRIMEVKSELWINWDFVEELFDKETINEMFEQFKRMIIQLATTDENIDNVLKLNEKDKELIDKYNKTYKEIQETTLAQLIKPSFERFKDKIAVKDNTNSLSYDELDKLSDECGM from the coding sequence ATTCCTTTAACAAATATTCAGTTAGCTTATTTGATGGGTAGAAATGAAAATTACGAGTTAGGTGGAGTATCAGCACATATTTATTATGAAGTAAATACTAAACTTGATATAGTAAGATTAGAAAATGCATTAAACAAAGTTATTGAAAATCAACCAATGCTTAGAGCTGTAATTGATAAAAATGGCGAGCAAAGAATCTTATCAAAAGTACCATGGTATGTAATTGAAGTTTCTGATTTGCGAAAATTTGATGAGTTTCAGCGAAAACAATATATTATGAATAAAAGAAAAGCTATGGTACATTATGTATTTCCACTTAATAATTGGCCAATGTTTAAATTTGAGATTTCAAGGCTATCGGATAATATAAATATTTTACATTTTAGTTTAGATCTTTTAATAGCAGATGGTAGTAGTATAGCAATATTACTAAAAGAATTATTAGCTTATTATTGGAATGAAAGTGAGCCAAAATCTATTCAAAATAGTTTCGAAGAATTTATATCGCAATTTTTAAAAGCGAAAAATGGTAAAACTTATTTAAGAGATAAAAACTATTGGATACGGAGAATGGCTGACTTTCCGTTAGCACCAGAATTACCATATAAATCAAAAAATAATATAATCAATCCTACATTTAATAAATTATTCTTTAAGATTTCTAACATACATTGGTCTGTTATAAAAGAAAAAGCAAATAAACATAATGTATCTCCCAATATTGTTATATCTACTATCTACGCTAAAGTATTGAGCTACTGGAGCAATCAAAGTAAATTTGGAATCAATTTTACTATTTCAGGCCGAAGAAAAATAAAAAAAGATATGGATAAGATAATTGGGAATTTTACAACTATAATGCCAATTGAAATTTCAATAGAACAATCAGGAATAAGTATATTTTGGGAGGAAGTTAAAAAAGTAAGATCTACTTTTAATAATACATATAAACATATGTCATATGATGGTATGGAAGTGTTAAGTTTAATTGCAAAACATCATAATTTAACAAAGGCAGCAGTAATGCCGGTTGTGTTTACAAGTCTATTGTTTGAGAATGCCATGTTTGATTCCATAAAAGAAGTTGGTGAAATTGTTTACGATATTAGCCAGACACCTCAAGTATATTTAGAATGTCGGATTATGGAAGTCAAAAGTGAATTATGGATTAATTGGGATTTTGTTGAGGAGTTGTTTGATAAAGAAACGATTAATGAGATGTTTGAACAGTTTAAACGTATGATTATTCAATTAGCAACGACAGATGAAAACATAGATAATGTACTAAAATTAAATGAAAAAGATAAAGAATTAATAGATAAATATAATAAAACGTATAAAGAAATACAAGAAACTACATTAGCACAATTAATCAAACCTTCTTTTGAACGGTTTAAGGATAAGATAGCAGTAAAAGATAATACAAACAGCTTAAGTTATGATGAACTTGATAAACTTTCTGATGAATGCGGTATGTAA
- a CDS encoding AMP-binding protein has translation MNAVCNTIIDVNERFEIDSKDNFIGISSFCFDLSVYDIFGSISVGATLVLIPDARDISYIVDTVTKENIIVWNTVPAIMELLLDSLNDYYSNTSLKNVFLSGDWIPLDLKDKICDYFTNARVMSLGGATEASIWSIYTGILYLIRLYMY, from the coding sequence ATGAATGCGGTATGTAATACAATTATTGATGTTAATGAAAGATTTGAGATAGATAGCAAGGATAATTTTATTGGAATTTCTTCATTTTGTTTTGATTTATCCGTATATGATATTTTTGGAAGCATAAGTGTTGGAGCAACATTAGTATTAATTCCAGATGCCAGAGATATTTCTTATATTGTAGACACAGTAACAAAAGAAAATATAATAGTTTGGAATACGGTTCCTGCAATTATGGAGTTACTTTTAGATAGTCTAAATGATTATTATAGCAATACCTCATTAAAAAATGTTTTTTTAAGTGGAGATTGGATTCCTTTGGATTTAAAAGATAAAATATGTGATTATTTTACCAATGCAAGGGTAATGAGTTTAGGTGGTGCTACAGAAGCATCAATTTGGTCAATATATACGGGTATCCTTTATCTAATCAGACTATATATGTATTAA
- a CDS encoding methyltransferase: MVNIYGYPLSNQTIYVLNYRGELCPIGVKGELYIGGRGLAVGYLNNEMQTNNSFIMHPFLGRLYKTGDYGILNKKGYIEFLGRKDNQVKINGYRVELGEIENTIKKNKKIKEAVVSVNLLSNGSNQIVAYIEPKVVEKEKFNKETWKSILNELNEMSLILPNEITPEEYLKTINLLEKVSTESIGNILYRILGGNNKNSLLNIKEFIKEYSLREHYLKLIRRWLKELTKEGWVTELDNDTYKFNRDLPEDINKKEFNRVLELNQSKFFKDSLAFIKLCNENAIQILKGEETALNLLFPKGMWNIAENMYRYNPIAKYYNTLVVSAVSAYIKNSKGRIKILEVGAGTGGTSDSVLKAINVIKNKKITYTYTDLSTFFTDEAKRIFDRYNFINYGLYNIDEEPQSQGYNLEEYDIIIAANVLHDAKNIYKTMNNLKSLLKPNGVVIILEAIENTRLQMVSVAFIDGFSCYNDFRSEKNEPLLSLEQWNQVLLDCKFEEIKYYPLKDNKAIFYGQAVIIGRKGEKKDYLSLKDIDIIKYNIKNELPQYMIPKIFIQLEKMQLNSNGKIDRKNLPKLKEDILYYDEIIKPRNETEEIIYDAWKKVLKIDNFGVKDNFFTLGGDSLKAIKVISLLSDKYNVSIKEIFKCTTIEEIAQLIKNKN, from the coding sequence TTGGTCAATATATACGGGTATCCTTTATCTAATCAGACTATATATGTATTAAATTATAGAGGAGAATTATGCCCAATAGGTGTTAAAGGAGAATTATACATAGGTGGAAGGGGACTGGCAGTTGGTTATTTAAATAATGAAATGCAAACTAATAATAGTTTTATAATGCATCCATTTTTAGGGAGGTTATATAAAACAGGAGATTATGGTATTTTAAATAAAAAAGGATATATTGAATTTTTAGGAAGAAAGGATAATCAAGTAAAGATTAACGGATATAGAGTAGAACTTGGTGAAATAGAAAATACAATTAAGAAAAACAAAAAAATAAAAGAAGCAGTTGTTAGTGTGAATTTATTAAGCAATGGAAGCAATCAAATTGTAGCGTATATAGAACCTAAGGTAGTAGAAAAAGAGAAATTTAATAAAGAAACATGGAAAAGCATACTTAATGAATTAAATGAGATGAGCTTAATTTTACCAAACGAAATAACACCCGAAGAATATTTAAAAACAATTAATTTATTGGAAAAAGTTAGTACAGAAAGTATAGGTAACATACTTTATAGAATATTAGGTGGAAATAACAAAAATTCACTGCTAAACATAAAGGAATTTATTAAAGAGTATTCTTTAAGAGAACATTATTTAAAATTAATTAGACGATGGTTAAAAGAATTAACAAAAGAAGGCTGGGTGACTGAGTTAGATAATGATACTTATAAATTTAATAGAGATTTGCCAGAAGATATTAATAAAAAAGAATTTAATAGGGTATTGGAACTAAACCAATCTAAGTTTTTCAAGGATTCTTTAGCTTTTATAAAGTTATGTAATGAAAATGCTATTCAAATTTTAAAAGGCGAAGAAACAGCGTTAAATTTATTATTTCCAAAAGGGATGTGGAATATAGCAGAAAATATGTATAGATATAATCCAATAGCAAAATATTATAATACTTTAGTTGTTAGTGCTGTTTCAGCATATATTAAAAATAGCAAAGGTAGAATAAAAATATTAGAAGTTGGTGCAGGAACAGGTGGTACAAGTGATAGTGTTCTAAAAGCCATAAATGTTATAAAGAACAAAAAGATAACTTATACTTATACTGATTTATCAACATTTTTTACTGATGAAGCAAAAAGAATATTTGATAGATATAATTTTATAAATTATGGTTTATATAATATTGATGAAGAACCACAAAGCCAGGGATACAATTTGGAAGAATATGACATAATAATCGCGGCTAATGTTTTGCACGATGCTAAAAATATTTATAAAACTATGAATAATTTAAAATCATTGTTAAAACCAAATGGAGTAGTTATTATATTAGAAGCAATAGAAAATACAAGATTACAAATGGTTAGTGTGGCATTTATTGATGGATTTTCTTGTTATAATGATTTTAGGTCAGAAAAGAATGAGCCATTGCTTTCATTAGAACAATGGAATCAAGTGCTATTAGATTGTAAATTTGAAGAAATTAAATATTATCCCCTTAAAGATAATAAAGCTATATTCTATGGACAAGCAGTTATTATTGGGAGAAAGGGTGAAAAAAAAGATTATTTATCGCTTAAAGATATTGATATAATTAAATATAATATTAAAAACGAATTGCCACAATATATGATACCTAAAATATTTATTCAATTAGAGAAAATGCAATTAAATAGTAACGGTAAAATCGATAGAAAAAATCTTCCCAAATTAAAAGAGGATATATTATATTATGACGAAATAATAAAACCTAGAAACGAAACGGAAGAAATTATTTATGATGCTTGGAAAAAAGTATTAAAAATAGATAATTTTGGTGTTAAGGATAATTTCTTTACATTAGGTGGAGATTCCTTAAAAGCTATAAAAGTTATCTCATTATTGAGTGATAAGTATAATGTCAGTATAAAGGAAATATTTAAATGTACAACTATTGAAGAAATAGCCCAATTAATTAAAAATAAGAATTAA
- a CDS encoding thioesterase domain-containing protein encodes MCKNILFLIPYAVVNSSIYNELENELNKKLVNTEIIKVELKGHGQRKNEELYDSIDQASNEIINFIRRKQKGSKVYIYGHCLGAIIAYDIYSKVKEDKIFNIEKLFLGSVSMNSKKFNFDEFVDNYIKSNIEKLLNNEDIKISNEIIKQALKYSTPILYKEYRIIVEYLSSKKVTFDENIILINGKLDIWFDIDIIKNCVNGYEFSKQYFTSGGHFYLDTCCNELADILLSEIDD; translated from the coding sequence ATGTGCAAAAATATATTGTTTTTAATTCCATATGCAGTTGTAAATTCTTCTATATATAATGAATTAGAAAATGAATTAAATAAAAAATTGGTAAATACAGAGATTATAAAAGTAGAATTAAAAGGTCATGGACAAAGAAAAAATGAAGAACTATATGATAGTATTGATCAAGCTTCAAATGAAATTATTAATTTTATAAGGCGTAAACAAAAGGGATCTAAGGTGTATATTTATGGACATTGTTTGGGTGCAATAATTGCTTATGATATTTACTCAAAAGTAAAAGAAGATAAAATTTTTAATATAGAAAAGCTTTTTCTTGGTTCAGTTAGTATGAATAGTAAAAAATTTAATTTTGATGAGTTTGTAGATAACTATATTAAGAGTAATATAGAGAAGTTATTAAATAATGAAGATATCAAAATTAGTAATGAAATAATAAAACAAGCTTTAAAATATAGTACTCCAATATTATATAAAGAGTATAGAATAATAGTAGAATATTTATCATCTAAAAAAGTAACATTTGATGAAAATATCATTTTAATCAACGGCAAATTAGATATATGGTTTGATATTGATATAATAAAAAATTGTGTAAATGGATATGAATTTTCCAAACAATATTTTACAAGTGGAGGGCATTTTTATTTGGATACATGTTGTAATGAGTTAGCAGATATATTATTAAGTGAAATAGATGATTAA
- a CDS encoding methyltransferase family protein: MPKFSIQIWNGWWFTLIYLFIFLCIPFLREGAFKRLFTPANPYKTFWETVNYNISLVAWIGSVFCPVFIPVNTGTIYFYIGIFIYVIGMVLFIIALYNYVTAPLDQPIIKGLYYFSRNPIYVTYDIMWYGVGFTVGSWLLIIIHTIEAITCHFLILEEERFCLKKYGRDYQDYMDKVPRYIRLW, translated from the coding sequence ATGCCGAAATTTTCGATTCAAATCTGGAATGGGTGGTGGTTTACATTGATTTATCTTTTCATTTTTCTATGTATCCCATTTTTACGGGAAGGTGCTTTTAAACGTTTATTTACACCAGCCAATCCGTACAAAACATTTTGGGAAACGGTAAATTATAACATTTCTTTGGTTGCATGGATTGGTTCAGTCTTTTGCCCAGTGTTCATACCAGTTAATACAGGTACTATTTATTTTTATATCGGAATTTTCATCTATGTGATTGGCATGGTTTTATTTATCATAGCACTATACAATTATGTAACCGCGCCGCTTGACCAGCCGATTATTAAGGGATTATACTACTTTAGCAGAAATCCGATTTACGTTACATATGATATTATGTGGTATGGTGTGGGATTTACTGTTGGTTCATGGCTGTTGATTATAATCCATACAATCGAAGCGATTACATGCCATTTTTTAATATTAGAGGAGGAAAGGTTTTGTCTGAAGAAATATGGAAGAGATTATCAAGATTATATGGATAAGGTGCCACGTTATATTAGGTTATGGTAA
- the csx2 gene encoding TIGR02221 family CRISPR-associated protein — METVLISFIGKGRTSGNGSGYIKTKYKFDDKYTSDETAFFGSALFTYLKSKKHNIDKWFIFGTKQSSWSELVSLLDSNQRDKEVDDLYYKVFEEEQKGISDKILNKWQECLNKYIESICLIKVDPMDFKVYANMLLELLPEDEISIIFDMTHAFRYMPVLMAFSLMYVNCFKNFKGIDVYYGALEMGTNDEKPVVKIDFINQLFSLTTSYEIYKNSGYFPSLLKNMGVDDSEETYFKLEMNRSIKREIEDLIKKIEEEELENGEGYIKKAASNLKNEFNKMNKLKYLDERMLERANFFYEKKQYLIAMTLLYEAILVKAERVFEIKRGQNETRNDHNSRVKRVKEEIKYKLNKNLKDTFKNLEYARNSAVHGEEAKCTQNILECKNKFDELFSNSKKVYNSIPEN, encoded by the coding sequence ATGGAAACAGTATTGATTTCATTTATAGGAAAGGGCAGGACATCTGGAAATGGAAGTGGTTATATTAAAACAAAATATAAATTTGATGATAAATATACAAGTGATGAAACTGCATTTTTTGGTTCTGCTCTTTTCACATATCTAAAGTCAAAAAAACATAATATTGATAAATGGTTTATATTTGGAACAAAACAATCATCATGGTCTGAATTAGTATCATTATTAGATTCTAACCAACGAGATAAGGAAGTTGATGATTTATATTATAAGGTTTTTGAGGAAGAGCAAAAGGGAATTAGTGATAAAATATTAAACAAATGGCAAGAATGTCTTAATAAATATATTGAAAGCATTTGCCTAATTAAGGTTGATCCTATGGATTTTAAAGTATATGCCAATATGCTTTTAGAATTGCTGCCGGAAGATGAGATAAGTATTATATTTGATATGACACATGCATTTAGATATATGCCTGTATTAATGGCATTTTCACTTATGTATGTTAATTGCTTTAAAAATTTTAAAGGAATAGATGTTTATTATGGTGCTCTTGAAATGGGTACTAATGATGAAAAACCGGTTGTAAAAATAGATTTTATAAATCAATTATTTTCACTTACAACTTCATATGAGATATATAAAAATTCAGGTTATTTTCCTTCATTGCTTAAAAATATGGGTGTAGACGATAGTGAAGAAACCTATTTTAAACTTGAGATGAATAGGAGTATCAAGAGGGAAATTGAGGATTTGATAAAAAAAATTGAGGAAGAAGAATTGGAAAACGGGGAAGGTTATATAAAAAAAGCAGCTTCAAATCTAAAAAATGAATTTAATAAAATGAATAAATTAAAATATTTAGATGAAAGGATGTTAGAAAGGGCAAATTTCTTTTATGAGAAAAAACAGTATTTGATTGCTATGACTTTACTATATGAAGCAATATTAGTTAAAGCAGAAAGGGTTTTTGAAATTAAGAGAGGACAAAATGAAACAAGAAATGATCATAATTCCAGAGTAAAAAGAGTAAAAGAAGAGATAAAATATAAACTAAATAAAAATCTTAAAGATACATTTAAAAACTTAGAATATGCAAGAAATAGTGCTGTACATGGAGAAGAGGCAAAATGCACACAAAATATTCTTGAATGTAAAAATAAATTTGATGAATTATTTTCTAACTCAAAAAAAGTTTATAACTCAATACCAGAAAATTAA
- a CDS encoding DUF4352 domain-containing protein — protein MNKKFKVFFSILILSVFLLLLIGSGESNSPTNSTQSNNTTQNETKKEQVKQFYNVGETAKFNGAEMTVTKVEKSNGSEYDKPKDGMEFVIVTVKIKNAGKDKLSYNPLYFKMQNSKGQITDETFSTINQNTALQSGDLAIGGEVEGSIIFEEPINDPGLVLQYQDNIFNKEAKLQFKLQ, from the coding sequence ATGAACAAAAAATTTAAAGTATTTTTTTCAATCTTAATTTTATCAGTATTTTTGCTTTTGTTGATAGGCAGTGGTGAATCAAATTCACCAACTAATAGTACCCAAAGCAATAATACAACTCAAAATGAAACTAAAAAAGAGCAGGTTAAACAATTTTATAATGTAGGTGAAACTGCAAAATTTAATGGGGCAGAAATGACTGTTACAAAAGTAGAAAAATCAAATGGTTCCGAATATGACAAACCTAAAGATGGTATGGAATTTGTTATTGTTACTGTGAAAATAAAAAATGCAGGGAAAGATAAACTGTCATATAATCCTTTATATTTTAAGATGCAAAATAGCAAAGGACAGATAACCGATGAAACATTTTCGACTATAAATCAAAATACTGCACTTCAGTCTGGTGACCTTGCAATAGGTGGAGAAGTAGAAGGAAGTATAATATTTGAAGAACCAATTAATGACCCGGGTTTGGTATTACAATATCAAGATAATATATTCAATAAAGAAGCCAAGCTGCAATTCAAACTTCAATAG
- the csx20 gene encoding CRISPR-associated protein Csx20 — translation MKQINSKKMFLIFSHQLTDSQKQDACLNLNISEFIYLPDNLQRKWSDISPYEETLALFLQDLLEWLKLNAKKDDYVLVQGDFGAVFLVVDFCFKNELVPVYSTTKRQIVNEHIIGRDVQVSRMFSHVRFRKYERWYRNDC, via the coding sequence ATGAAGCAAATTAATTCTAAAAAAATGTTTTTAATTTTTTCTCACCAACTTACAGATTCGCAAAAGCAGGATGCATGCTTGAATTTAAATATTAGTGAATTTATATATTTGCCTGATAACTTACAGAGAAAATGGTCAGATATTTCTCCTTATGAAGAAACTTTGGCTTTATTTTTGCAGGACTTGCTTGAATGGCTCAAACTAAATGCTAAAAAAGATGATTATGTTCTTGTACAGGGGGATTTTGGAGCGGTTTTTTTAGTTGTGGATTTTTGCTTTAAAAATGAGCTTGTTCCTGTTTATTCTACTACAAAAAGACAAATTGTTAATGAGCATATAATTGGAAGAGATGTTCAGGTAAGCAGGATGTTTAGTCATGTGAGATTTAGAAAATATGAGAGGTGGTATAGAAATGACTGTTAA